The proteins below are encoded in one region of Phaseolus vulgaris cultivar G19833 chromosome 1, P. vulgaris v2.0, whole genome shotgun sequence:
- the LOC137816174 gene encoding probable protein phosphatase 2C 43 — protein MLMFTWISNIVFSCFNSLRHYARMDSDDEDESSSTGNSLMWRRDLQRHSCGEFSFAVCQANGEIEDYSQVEIGSNVLFVGIYDGHGGPEASRFIRNRIFQHIIRIAQESRTLCEGTLREAIAATEDDFMTIVSRSFRIDSSMAQVGSCVLVGLIWRGILYIANLGDSRAVVGCAGRCNSIIAEQLTRDHNVGREDIRQELRALHPNDPDIVVMNRGAWRVKGIIQVSRTIGDAYLKTPPFSLDPTFPHIPSGPLAEPVLSAEPSLFSRILQPNDKFLIFASDGLWEHLSNQKAAEIVNRYPRNGIARRLVKTALKEAARRARMEYRQLLNVKEGARRVYHDDITVIVIFLRQEADVNVPELSVRAFVDASGPSSFRTLGDLLMP, from the exons ATGTTGATGTTTACCTGGATTTCAAATATAGTTTTTTCGTGCTTCAACTCTTTGAGGCACTATGCACGAATGGACAGTGATGATGAAGATGAGTCTTCCTCCACTGGAAACTCGCTTATGTGGCGTAGAGACCTTCAGAGGCATTCTTGTGGTGAATTCTCCTTTGCTGTGTGCCAGGCAAATGGAGAAATTGAAGACTATAGCCAAGTTGAAATTGGCTCTAATGTGCTCTTTGTTGGGATTTATGATGGTCATGGTGGTCCTGAAGCTTCCAGGTTCATTAGAAATCGCATCTTCCAACACATAATAA GGATTGCTCAGGAAAGTAGAACTCTTTGTGAAGGAACTCTGAGAGAAGCTATTGCTGCTACTGAGGATGACTTTATGACTATTGTTAGTAGGAGTTTTAGGATAGATTCCTCAATGGCGCAAGTTGGTTCCTGTGTTCTGGTTGGTTTGATCTGGAGAGGGATTCTATATATCGCCAATCTTGGAGACTCCCGTGCCGTCGTTGGTTGTGCTGGTAGATGTAACTCCATCATTGCTGAACAGTTGACTAGAGACCACAATGTCGGTAGGGAGGATATTAGACAAGAACTTAGGGCTTTGCATCCAAATGATCCAGATATTGTAGTCATGAATCGTGGAGCATGGCGTGTTAAAGGCATCATCCAG GTATCCAGAACCATAGGAGATGCATATCTGAAGACGCCACCATTCTCTCTCGATCCAACATTCCCTCATATCCCGAGTGGACCTCTCGCTGAACCTGTGCTGTCTGCAGAACCATCTCTATTTTCAAGAATTTTGCAACCCAATGACAAATTTCTTATATTTGCATCCGATGGACTTTGGGAACACCTGTCAAATCAGAAAGCAGCTGAGATTGTTAATCGTTATCCACGAAAT GGGATTGCAAGAAGACTTGTTAAGACTGCATTAAAGGAGGCGGCTAGAAGAGCGAGGATGGAATATAGGCAGCTTCTGAACGTGAAGGAGGGAGCCAGACGGGTTTATCATGATGACATTACTGTGATTGTTATCTTCTTACGCCAAGAAGCAGATGTTAATGTGCCAGAGTTGTCCGTAAGAGCCTTCGTTGACGCGTCTGGACCATCAAGTTTTCGAACTTTAGGTGATTTGTTGATGCCGTGA